One window of the Lytechinus pictus isolate F3 Inbred chromosome 5, Lp3.0, whole genome shotgun sequence genome contains the following:
- the LOC129283672 gene encoding FAST kinase domain-containing protein 5, mitochondrial-like, which produces MARQICLHWLGKQKNIWRLLWIVEPNSSHMTSSFSPSFNLHNFGRKSLTHHKHILAGLSHSSVRHYVQLPAQQGLFHVKMPDLDEGKSSSESVAGNTYIGKPNVRESEVQYLYNKEMISASQYMRREREKLMSEPRSRMESFHSKYTPRLFYLEREQYTSTAVCLPREDLASVDMSHKEFLDKIMVDKHARFPISDIMDCIKSLGLNSDEWLIDLNNDVRFLRLCIIIKAVCNSMTTDELAEVLTLLARAQIRTRNYVLPTLYEECCNRVGSMDLRTRLLVLDSWRMIGYPVPRFCEEAFAACRVDVPKMSTAELLQLIYLIGENRGAPDGLEESLVKQLPDHLTSLSLTELGTVCTGLFKSHSSPQTSDLMLEISDHVCSSDIQSVHSFFIVGILKHFRRQYAGYQHFFQYVANAVAPFLHLYPLMSCMQILLTYATMHIYHPQLCDNLANEITQRADEWRSKDATKILWSFGTLQYLPDKPYFLPTVLEQLVDLQGEMEEYPLNLVSSLLSLAYLQRYPWELINRLFSKDFLQTVTAFMDKTGIDLRRDMLLLDRALEIECPQYNGNRLDESIMLRSEIHSSIAPTVGQQMANRPDVRFIAGLVRAAVGRKENYKIHSILPHFNTLDIEVRLNEHNQPIPFEPSDPISGAFIQGADDDSNSMFNDRKQSSNQKCKNAVTLSSNLIANMTKGGDAPEDPSATRAETPPELKDVQDGPRRVKDKRRNVKRILQKPVLAPSQSKEKWLAIVVWARNHSHYGGHKLLGQHAMKRRQLELLGYQVLDVPFQEWSQMMKNRDQQENIKHIKRKIFNNSHSSI; this is translated from the exons ATGGCACGTCAGATATGCTTGCATTGGTTAGGAAAACAGAAGAATATATGGAGATTACTATGGATTGTGGAACCAAACTCATCTCACATGACATCCTCTTTTAGTCCAAGTTTTAACCTTCACAATTTTGGTAGGAAATCACTTACTCATCACAAGCACATTCTTGCAGGACTATCCCACAGCAGTGTTAGACATTATGTTCAATTGCCTGCCCAGCAAGGCTTATTCCATGTGAAAATGCCCGACCTAGATGAAGGCAAAAGTTCCTCAGAATCTGTTGCGGGAAACACCTATATTGGTAAACCAAATGTAAGAGAGAGTGAAGTGCAATATCTATATAACAAGGAAATGATTAGTGCCAGCCAGTATATGcgaagagagagggaaaagttGATGTCTGAACCAAGGTCCCGTATGGAGTCGTTTCATTCCAAGTACACCCCGCGATTGTTCTACCTCGAGAGGGAGCAGTATACGTCAACAGCAGTGTGCCTGCCAAGGGAAGATCTTGCATCAGTTGATATGTCTCACAAGGAATTCCTTGACAAAATCATGGTGGATAAACATGCTCGCTTTCCTATTTCTGATATCATGGATTGTATCAAGTCACTTGGTTTGAATTCTGATGAATGGCTGATAGATTTGAATAATGATGTAAGATTTCTTAGACTTTGCATCATTATCAAAGCTGTTTGTAACTCCATGACGACAGATGAGCTAGCAGAAGTTTTAACTCTTCTTGCTCGTGCACAGATAAGGACAAGAAACTATGTTCTTCCAACCCTGTATGAGGAGTGTTGCAACAGGGTAGGAAGCATGGATCTCAGGACACGGCTCCTTGTCTTGGACTCTTGGAGAATGATTGGGTATCCTGTGCCACGTTTTTGTGAGGAAGCTTTTGCTGCTTGCAGGGTCGATGTGCCAAAGATGAGTACTGCAGAACTACTTCAACTTATTTACCTGATCGGGGAGAATCGTGGAGCACCCGATGGACTTGAAGAAAGTCTTGTCAAACAATTACCAGACCACTTGACTTCTCTATCTCTCACAGAACTTGGTACAGTTTGTACAGGTCTTTTCAAGTCCCATTCTTCTCCTCAAACATCAGACCTGATGCTAGAGATCTCCGACCATGTTTGCAGCAGTGATATCCAGAGTGTACATAGTTTTTTCATAGTGGGTATCCTCAAGCACTTCAGGAGGCAATACGCAGGCTACCAACATTTCTTCCAGTATGTGGCAAATGCTGTAGCTCCTTTCCTGCACCTTTATCCACTCATGTCCTGTATGCAAATCTTACTGACCTATGCAACCATGCACATCTACCATCCTCAACTCTGTGACAACTTGGCAAATGAGATCACGCAACGGGCCGATGAATGGCGGTCGAAGGATGCAACCAAAATCCTTTGGTCCTTTGGAACTCTGCAGTATCTACCAGACAAGCCATACTTCTTGCCAACAGTCTTGGAGCAGCTGGTTGACCTACAGGGCGAGATGGAGGAATACCCTCTAAACCTGGTCTCCAGTCTCTTGTCCTTGGCATATCTTCAGCGTTATCCTTGGGAACTTATCAACAGATTGTTCAGCAAAGACTTCTTGCAGACAGTCACTG CATTTATGGACAAAACAGGTATTGACTTGAGGAGGGACATGCTTCTTCTAGACAGAGCTTTGGAGATCGAATGTCCACAGTACAACGGGAACAGGCTTGATGAG TCTATCATGTTAAGATCTGAGATTCACTCTAGCATAGCACCGACCGTCGGTCAGCAGATGGCTAATAGACCTGATGTACGCTTCATCGCTGGACTGGTCAGAGCTGCTGTGGGCAGGAAGGAAAACTATAAGATCCATTCTATTCTACCTCATTTCAACACCTTGG ATATTGAGGTTCGTCTCAATGAGCACAACCAGCCGATCCCCTTTGAACCCAGTGATCCGATTTCCGGTGCCTTCATCCAGGGTGCCGATGATGATTCCAATAGCATGTTCAATGACAGGAAGCAATCTTCAAACCAGAAGTGCAAGAATGCTGTTACGCTCTCATCCAATCTGATTGCTAACATGACGAAAGGGGGCGATGCCCCCGAGGATCCCAGTGCGACCAGAGCTGAGACCCCGCCAGAATTGAAGGATGTTCAAGATGGTCCTAGAAGGGTTAAAGATAAGAGGAGGAATGTGAAGCGGATTCTGCAGAAACCTGTTCTAGCCCCCAGtcaatcaaaagaaaaatg GCTTGCCATTGTTGTCTGGGCCAGGAACCATAGTCATTATGGAGGACACAAGCTCCTCGGTCAACATGCTATGAAGAGAAGACAGCTAGAACTGCTCGGTTACCAAGTTCTTGAT GTTCCATTCCAGGAGTGGTCTCAGATGATGAAGAACAGGGATCAACAGGAGAATATCAAACACATCAAGAGGAAAATATTCAACAATTCACACTCATCTATATGA